In Bos taurus isolate L1 Dominette 01449 registration number 42190680 breed Hereford chromosome 11, ARS-UCD2.0, whole genome shotgun sequence, one DNA window encodes the following:
- the ASXL2 gene encoding putative Polycomb group protein ASXL2 isoform X3 yields the protein MFREELYGIPSQVSSRLSQPSSPHSGCPSPTIPAGKVISSSQKHSKKALKQALKQQQQKKQQQQQCRPSMSISSNQHLSLKTVKASSDPVPAKPAIWEGKQSDGQSSSPQNSNSSFSSSSVKVENHLLGLGKKSFQRSDRLHTRQMKRTKCAEIDVETPDSILVNTNLRALINKHTFSVLPGDCQQRLLLLLPEVDRQVGPDGLMKLNGSALNNEFFTSAAQGWKERLSEGEFTPEMQVRIRQEIEKEKKVEPWKEQFFESYYGQSSGLSLEDSKKLTASPNDPKVKKTPAEQPKSTLPSEASPVSVVPVIPQLESKEEVLQMPSPVRKEEHESQDKTQPHSTEPLLSPATNTNELSSIPPIKCPKDEALVEQKPVASAEQESEKKNHLTTASNYNKNESQEALVTSLSKPKSPGVETTVMKPTVEASPQETTMKEPPSTLADHSPESLKRKSSLTQEEAPTSWEKRPRVTEHRQHQQPFQVSPQPFLSRGDRFQVRRVPPLKIPVSRISPMPFPTSQVSPRARFPISITSPNRTGARTLADIKAKAQLVKAQRAAAAAAAAAAAAASVGGTIPGPGPGGGQGPGEGGERRTARGGDPDSDKVSEPSKGPALELAGTGSRGGTRELLPAGPDTQPQSETRTAGQPQPLSGPGAQLQQTPSVPPASAVGGACAGVPSPAHIHALPPALGKLSNEKLNPPRVTGTVASLSQPQGPSNGRQEKAPPAPADPALIMGASPVHFAAAGAVEPKAGSSKNAPNPPASAEISASASVDTTASPLTSLLTTATLEKLPVPQVSVTTTPTGSAPSLSTLPAASSLKTPGTSSHMNGPISRPSSSIPANNPLVTQLLQGKDVPMEQILPKPLTKVEMKTVPLTTKEEKGVGALIGTSVTENSTREEVHERQSHPAAQHLGKTLQSKQLPQVPRPLQLFSGKDLRDSGIDTHQYQEGLSKATQDQILQTLSQRVRRQNILSFVQPSQFNFTHSGFPLEDISTSQRFMLGFAGRRTSKPAMAGHYLLNISTYGRGTESFRRTHSVNPEDRFCLSSPTEALKMGYTDCKNAAGDSSSGKEDDTDEESTGDEQESVPVKEEPQASQSSGKCDASLGPHSRETLSTSDCSAKKNVKAETPVPEQTPLSKENYLFTRGQTFDEKTLARDFIQAAQKQMAHAVRGKTMRSSPELFNSTSLPLPADSPTHQSLLLPPLQTPKLYGSPTQIGPSYRGMINVSTSSDMDHNSSVPGMPDCSQVSSNVGDVMSFSVTVTAIPASQAVNAGSRGQTIPVQAFPEESSVEDTPSKCYCRLKAMIMCKGCGAFCHDDCIGPSKLCVSCLVVR from the exons ATGTTCAGAGAAGAGCTTTATGGAATTCCAAGTCAAG TATCATCTAGGCTGTCACAGCCATCTTCTCCTCATTCGGGCTGCCCATCTCCTACCATTCCAGCAGGTAAAGTCATTTCTTCATCACAGAAGCACAGCAAGAAGGCACTAAAGCAG GcactaaaacagcaacaacagaagaaacagcagcagcagcaatgcaggcCAAGCATGTCCATCTCCTCCAACCAGCACCTCTCTCTGAAGACTGTCAAAGCATCCAGTGACCCTGTACCTGCCAAACCTG cgATATGGGAAGGAAAGCAATCTGATGGACAGTCAAGCAGCCCTCAGAACTCAAACTCTAGCTTTTCTTCTTCTTCGGTTAAAGTGGAAAATCATTTGCTGGGCCTGGGGAAGAAGTCATTCCAGAGGTCTGACAGGCTCCACACAA GGCAAATGAAGAGAACTAAATGTGCTGAGATTGATGTTGAGACGCCAGATTCCATTCTGGTTAATACAAACCTACGAGCGCTAATCAACAAACACACCTTTTCAGTCCTTCCTGGAGACTGCCAACAGCGATTGCTTTTACTACTTCCAGAGGTGGATCGACAG GTTGGTCCAGATGGTCTGATGAAGTTAAATGGCTCAGCCCTTAATAATGAGTTCTTCACTTCAGCAGCCCAAGGCTGGAAGGAAAGACTTTCAGAAG GTGAGTTTACACCGGAGATGCAGGTGAGAATTCGACAAGAGAttgagaaggagaagaaagtagAGCCGTGGAAAGAACAATTCTTTGAAAGCTACTATGGTCAGAG TTCTGGCCTGAGTCTTGAAGATTCAAAGAAATTGACAGCTTCACCCAATGATCCCAAAGTAAAGAAAACCCCAGCTGAGCAACCAAAATCTACGCTTCCTTCAGAGGCCTCGCCTGTCAGTGTAGTCCCAGTAATTCCCCAGTTAGAATCTAAAGAGGAAGTACTGCAGATGCCATCACCAGTCAGAAAAGAAGAGCATGAAAGCCAAGATAAGACGCAGCCACACTCCACAGAGCCCCTTCTTTCCCCAGCTACCAATACAAATGAGCTTAGCAGCATTCCTCCCATCAAGTGCCCGAAGGATGAGGCTCTTGTGGAGCAAAAGCCAGTTGCCTCTGCTGAACAGGAATCTGAGAAAAAGAATCATCTCACTACAGCttcaaattataataaaaatgaaagccagGAAGCTTTAGTTACTTCCCTGAGCAAACCCAAGAGTCCTGGGGTAGAAACAACAGTAATGAAGCCCACAGTAGAAGCAAGTCCACAGGAGACAACTATGAAAGAGCCTCCATCAACTCTGGCTGATCACAGCCCAGAAAGCCTCAAGAGGAAATCTTCTCTCACCCAAGAAGAGGCCCCAACAAGCTGGGAGAAAAGGCCGCGTGTCACTGAGCATCGCCAGCACCAGCAGCCATTTCAAGTCTCCCCACAGCCCTTTCTCAGTAGAGGGGACAGGTTCCAGGTGCGGAGAGTACCACCTCTCAAG ATCCCGGTCTCCAGAATCTCTCCCATGCCGTTTCCTACATCGCAGGTCTCTCCCAGGGCTCGTTTTCCAATCTCCATCACTAGTCCTAACAGAACAGGAGCCAGAACCCTTGCAGACATCAAAGCAAAAGCCCAGCTTGTCAAAGCACAGAgggctgccgccgccgccgccgccgcagccgctGCTGCCGCCTCAGTTGGAGGGACCATTCCAGGACCTGGCCCAGGCGGTGGACAGGGTCCAGGGGAGGGGGGTGAAAGGAGAACTGCTAGAGGAGGGGATCCTGACTCAGACAAAGTCAGTGAGCCCAGCAAGGGCCCCGCACTGGAACTGGCAGGAACTGGAAGCAGGGGAGGTACGAGAGAGCTTTTACCCGCTGGGCCAGACACTCAGCCCCAGTCTGAGACCAGGACCGCAGGCCAGCCACAGCCTCTTAGTGGCCCTGGAGCACAACTACAGCAAACCCCCTCAGTGCCTCCCGCATCTGCCGTCGGTGGAGCATGTGCAGgtgtcccctccccagcccacatTCATGCACTCCCGCCAGCTTTAGGAAAATTAAGTAATGAAAAACTAAATCCCCCCAGGGTAACAGGCACGGTGGCCTCTCTCAGCCAACCCCAAGGGCCCAGTAATGGTAGGCAGGAGAAAGCACCTCCAGCTCCAGCAGATCCTGCTCTGATCATGGGTGCCTCGCCTGTTCATTTTGCAGCTGCTGGCGCAGTGGAGCCTAAAGCAGGTTCTAGTAAGAATGCCCCCAATCCTCCGGCCTCAGCAGAGATAAGTGCTAGCGCCTCAGTGGATACAACTGCCTCCCCTTTAACATCTCTGTTAACAACAGCCACTTTAGAGAAGCTCCCTGTGCCGCAGGTCAGCGTAACCACAACGCCTACTGGATCAGCTCCATCCTTGAGCACTTTGCCGGCAGCCTCTAGCCTTAAAACTCCGGGAACTTCTTCACATATGAATGGACCCATTTCAAGGCCAAGCTCTAGTATCCCTGCTAATAATCCTTTGGTAACTCAGCTGCTGCAGGGCAAAGATGTTCCCATGGAGCAAATTCTGCCTAAACCTCTTACCaaagttgaaatgaaaactgtTCCACTCACTacaaaagaggagaagggagtagGAGCACTCATAGGTACCAGCGTGACAGAGAACAGCACCAGAGAGGAAGTTCATGAGAGACAGTCCCATCCAGCTGCACAGCACCTGGGTAAAACTTTGCAAAGTAAGCAGCTCCCCCAGGTTCCAAGACCCCTGCAGCTCTTTTCAGGTAAGGATCTAAGGGACTCTGGCATTGACACACACCAGTACCAAGAAGGACTCagtaaggccacccaagatcagATTCTTCAGACTCTCAGCCAGAGGGTTCGGAGGCAGAACATTCTCTCATTTGTGCAGCCCTCACAGTTCAACTTTACTCACTCAGGTTTCCCGTTAGAGGACATTTCCACAAGCCAGAGGTTCATGCTAGGTTTTGCTGGCAGAAGGACATCCAAGCCTGCGATGGCAGGTCACTACTTACTTAATATTTCCACCTATGGCCGGGGTACAGAGAGCTTTAGGAGGACCCATTCTGTGAACCCCGAAGACCGATTTTGTCTGAGTAGCCCCACTGAGGCCTTGAAAATGGGATACACAGACTGTAAAAATGCAGCAGGAGATAGTAGCAGCGGGAAGGAAGATGATACTGACGAGGAAAGTACTGGTGATGAGCAAGAATCTGTCCCGGTAAAGGAGGAGCCACAGGCTTCTCAGAGTTCTGGCAAGTGTGATGCAAGTTTAGGACCCCACAGTAGAGAAACCCTGTCCACCAGTGACTGTTCCGCTAAAAAGAATGTGAAGGCAGAGACACCAGTGCCTGAGCAAACCCCTTTAAGTAAGGAGAATTACCTGTTCACTCGAGGCCAAACCTTTGACGAGAAGACCCTAGCCAGAGATTTTATTCAGGCAGCACAGAAGCAGATGGCTCATGCAGTGAGAGGTAAGACCATGCGGAGCAGCCCAGAGCTTTTCAATTCTACGTCTCTTCCTCTGCCTGCAGACAGTCCTACCCATCAatctctcctcctcccaccactGCAAACCCCAAAGCTGTACGGGAGCCCCACACAGATCGGGCCAAGCTACAGAGGCATGATCAACGTCTCCACCTCATCAGACATGGACCATAACTCCTCTGTCCCGGGGATGCCCGACTGTAGTCAGGTGTCTAGCAATGTTGGTGATGTCATGTCCTTTTCAGTGACTGTCACAGCCATCCCTGCCAGCCAGGCCGTGAATGCCGGCAGCCGCGGCCAGACCATTCCTGTTCAGGCCTTCCCTGAGGAGAGCAGCGTAGAGGACACTCCTTCCAAGTGTTACTGCCGGTTGAAAGCCATGATCATGTGCAAGGGCTGCGGAGCCTTCTGCCACGACGATTGCATTGGCCCCTCCAaactctgtgtctcctgccttgttGTTCGGTAA
- the ASXL2 gene encoding putative Polycomb group protein ASXL2 isoform X4, giving the protein MSISSNQHLSLKTVKASSDPVPAKPAIWEGKQSDGQSSSPQNSNSSFSSSSVKVENHLLGLGKKSFQRSDRLHTRQMKRTKCAEIDVETPDSILVNTNLRALINKHTFSVLPGDCQQRLLLLLPEVDRQVGPDGLMKLNGSALNNEFFTSAAQGWKERLSEGEFTPEMQVRIRQEIEKEKKVEPWKEQFFESYYGQSSGLSLEDSKKLTASPNDPKVKKTPAEQPKSTLPSEASPVSVVPVIPQLESKEEVLQMPSPVRKEEHESQDKTQPHSTEPLLSPATNTNELSSIPPIKCPKDEALVEQKPVASAEQESEKKNHLTTASNYNKNESQEALVTSLSKPKSPGVETTVMKPTVEASPQETTMKEPPSTLADHSPESLKRKSSLTQEEAPTSWEKRPRVTEHRQHQQPFQVSPQPFLSRGDRFQVRRVPPLKIPVSRISPMPFPTSQVSPRARFPISITSPNRTGARTLADIKAKAQLVKAQRAAAAAAAAAAAAASVGGTIPGPGPGGGQGPGEGGERRTARGGDPDSDKVSEPSKGPALELAGTGSRGGTRELLPAGPDTQPQSETRTAGQPQPLSGPGAQLQQTPSVPPASAVGGACAGVPSPAHIHALPPALGKLSNEKLNPPRVTGTVASLSQPQGPSNGRQEKAPPAPADPALIMGASPVHFAAAGAVEPKAGSSKNAPNPPASAEISASASVDTTASPLTSLLTTATLEKLPVPQVSVTTTPTGSAPSLSTLPAASSLKTPGTSSHMNGPISRPSSSIPANNPLVTQLLQGKDVPMEQILPKPLTKVEMKTVPLTTKEEKGVGALIGTSVTENSTREEVHERQSHPAAQHLGKTLQSKQLPQVPRPLQLFSGKDLRDSGIDTHQYQEGLSKATQDQILQTLSQRVRRQNILSFVQPSQFNFTHSGFPLEDISTSQRFMLGFAGRRTSKPAMAGHYLLNISTYGRGTESFRRTHSVNPEDRFCLSSPTEALKMGYTDCKNAAGDSSSGKEDDTDEESTGDEQESVPVKEEPQASQSSGKCDASLGPHSRETLSTSDCSAKKNVKAETPVPEQTPLSKENYLFTRGQTFDEKTLARDFIQAAQKQMAHAVRGKTMRSSPELFNSTSLPLPADSPTHQSLLLPPLQTPKLYGSPTQIGPSYRGMINVSTSSDMDHNSSVPGMPDCSQVSSNVGDVMSFSVTVTAIPASQAVNAGSRGQTIPVQAFPEESSVEDTPSKCYCRLKAMIMCKGCGAFCHDDCIGPSKLCVSCLVVR; this is encoded by the exons ATGTCCATCTCCTCCAACCAGCACCTCTCTCTGAAGACTGTCAAAGCATCCAGTGACCCTGTACCTGCCAAACCTG cgATATGGGAAGGAAAGCAATCTGATGGACAGTCAAGCAGCCCTCAGAACTCAAACTCTAGCTTTTCTTCTTCTTCGGTTAAAGTGGAAAATCATTTGCTGGGCCTGGGGAAGAAGTCATTCCAGAGGTCTGACAGGCTCCACACAA GGCAAATGAAGAGAACTAAATGTGCTGAGATTGATGTTGAGACGCCAGATTCCATTCTGGTTAATACAAACCTACGAGCGCTAATCAACAAACACACCTTTTCAGTCCTTCCTGGAGACTGCCAACAGCGATTGCTTTTACTACTTCCAGAGGTGGATCGACAG GTTGGTCCAGATGGTCTGATGAAGTTAAATGGCTCAGCCCTTAATAATGAGTTCTTCACTTCAGCAGCCCAAGGCTGGAAGGAAAGACTTTCAGAAG GTGAGTTTACACCGGAGATGCAGGTGAGAATTCGACAAGAGAttgagaaggagaagaaagtagAGCCGTGGAAAGAACAATTCTTTGAAAGCTACTATGGTCAGAG TTCTGGCCTGAGTCTTGAAGATTCAAAGAAATTGACAGCTTCACCCAATGATCCCAAAGTAAAGAAAACCCCAGCTGAGCAACCAAAATCTACGCTTCCTTCAGAGGCCTCGCCTGTCAGTGTAGTCCCAGTAATTCCCCAGTTAGAATCTAAAGAGGAAGTACTGCAGATGCCATCACCAGTCAGAAAAGAAGAGCATGAAAGCCAAGATAAGACGCAGCCACACTCCACAGAGCCCCTTCTTTCCCCAGCTACCAATACAAATGAGCTTAGCAGCATTCCTCCCATCAAGTGCCCGAAGGATGAGGCTCTTGTGGAGCAAAAGCCAGTTGCCTCTGCTGAACAGGAATCTGAGAAAAAGAATCATCTCACTACAGCttcaaattataataaaaatgaaagccagGAAGCTTTAGTTACTTCCCTGAGCAAACCCAAGAGTCCTGGGGTAGAAACAACAGTAATGAAGCCCACAGTAGAAGCAAGTCCACAGGAGACAACTATGAAAGAGCCTCCATCAACTCTGGCTGATCACAGCCCAGAAAGCCTCAAGAGGAAATCTTCTCTCACCCAAGAAGAGGCCCCAACAAGCTGGGAGAAAAGGCCGCGTGTCACTGAGCATCGCCAGCACCAGCAGCCATTTCAAGTCTCCCCACAGCCCTTTCTCAGTAGAGGGGACAGGTTCCAGGTGCGGAGAGTACCACCTCTCAAG ATCCCGGTCTCCAGAATCTCTCCCATGCCGTTTCCTACATCGCAGGTCTCTCCCAGGGCTCGTTTTCCAATCTCCATCACTAGTCCTAACAGAACAGGAGCCAGAACCCTTGCAGACATCAAAGCAAAAGCCCAGCTTGTCAAAGCACAGAgggctgccgccgccgccgccgccgcagccgctGCTGCCGCCTCAGTTGGAGGGACCATTCCAGGACCTGGCCCAGGCGGTGGACAGGGTCCAGGGGAGGGGGGTGAAAGGAGAACTGCTAGAGGAGGGGATCCTGACTCAGACAAAGTCAGTGAGCCCAGCAAGGGCCCCGCACTGGAACTGGCAGGAACTGGAAGCAGGGGAGGTACGAGAGAGCTTTTACCCGCTGGGCCAGACACTCAGCCCCAGTCTGAGACCAGGACCGCAGGCCAGCCACAGCCTCTTAGTGGCCCTGGAGCACAACTACAGCAAACCCCCTCAGTGCCTCCCGCATCTGCCGTCGGTGGAGCATGTGCAGgtgtcccctccccagcccacatTCATGCACTCCCGCCAGCTTTAGGAAAATTAAGTAATGAAAAACTAAATCCCCCCAGGGTAACAGGCACGGTGGCCTCTCTCAGCCAACCCCAAGGGCCCAGTAATGGTAGGCAGGAGAAAGCACCTCCAGCTCCAGCAGATCCTGCTCTGATCATGGGTGCCTCGCCTGTTCATTTTGCAGCTGCTGGCGCAGTGGAGCCTAAAGCAGGTTCTAGTAAGAATGCCCCCAATCCTCCGGCCTCAGCAGAGATAAGTGCTAGCGCCTCAGTGGATACAACTGCCTCCCCTTTAACATCTCTGTTAACAACAGCCACTTTAGAGAAGCTCCCTGTGCCGCAGGTCAGCGTAACCACAACGCCTACTGGATCAGCTCCATCCTTGAGCACTTTGCCGGCAGCCTCTAGCCTTAAAACTCCGGGAACTTCTTCACATATGAATGGACCCATTTCAAGGCCAAGCTCTAGTATCCCTGCTAATAATCCTTTGGTAACTCAGCTGCTGCAGGGCAAAGATGTTCCCATGGAGCAAATTCTGCCTAAACCTCTTACCaaagttgaaatgaaaactgtTCCACTCACTacaaaagaggagaagggagtagGAGCACTCATAGGTACCAGCGTGACAGAGAACAGCACCAGAGAGGAAGTTCATGAGAGACAGTCCCATCCAGCTGCACAGCACCTGGGTAAAACTTTGCAAAGTAAGCAGCTCCCCCAGGTTCCAAGACCCCTGCAGCTCTTTTCAGGTAAGGATCTAAGGGACTCTGGCATTGACACACACCAGTACCAAGAAGGACTCagtaaggccacccaagatcagATTCTTCAGACTCTCAGCCAGAGGGTTCGGAGGCAGAACATTCTCTCATTTGTGCAGCCCTCACAGTTCAACTTTACTCACTCAGGTTTCCCGTTAGAGGACATTTCCACAAGCCAGAGGTTCATGCTAGGTTTTGCTGGCAGAAGGACATCCAAGCCTGCGATGGCAGGTCACTACTTACTTAATATTTCCACCTATGGCCGGGGTACAGAGAGCTTTAGGAGGACCCATTCTGTGAACCCCGAAGACCGATTTTGTCTGAGTAGCCCCACTGAGGCCTTGAAAATGGGATACACAGACTGTAAAAATGCAGCAGGAGATAGTAGCAGCGGGAAGGAAGATGATACTGACGAGGAAAGTACTGGTGATGAGCAAGAATCTGTCCCGGTAAAGGAGGAGCCACAGGCTTCTCAGAGTTCTGGCAAGTGTGATGCAAGTTTAGGACCCCACAGTAGAGAAACCCTGTCCACCAGTGACTGTTCCGCTAAAAAGAATGTGAAGGCAGAGACACCAGTGCCTGAGCAAACCCCTTTAAGTAAGGAGAATTACCTGTTCACTCGAGGCCAAACCTTTGACGAGAAGACCCTAGCCAGAGATTTTATTCAGGCAGCACAGAAGCAGATGGCTCATGCAGTGAGAGGTAAGACCATGCGGAGCAGCCCAGAGCTTTTCAATTCTACGTCTCTTCCTCTGCCTGCAGACAGTCCTACCCATCAatctctcctcctcccaccactGCAAACCCCAAAGCTGTACGGGAGCCCCACACAGATCGGGCCAAGCTACAGAGGCATGATCAACGTCTCCACCTCATCAGACATGGACCATAACTCCTCTGTCCCGGGGATGCCCGACTGTAGTCAGGTGTCTAGCAATGTTGGTGATGTCATGTCCTTTTCAGTGACTGTCACAGCCATCCCTGCCAGCCAGGCCGTGAATGCCGGCAGCCGCGGCCAGACCATTCCTGTTCAGGCCTTCCCTGAGGAGAGCAGCGTAGAGGACACTCCTTCCAAGTGTTACTGCCGGTTGAAAGCCATGATCATGTGCAAGGGCTGCGGAGCCTTCTGCCACGACGATTGCATTGGCCCCTCCAaactctgtgtctcctgccttgttGTTCGGTAA